A region of the Saccharomyces cerevisiae S288C chromosome II, complete sequence genome:
GTATCAACTCTGTTTATTGAGCTGGCCGCTTTATAATACTCCATAGCATTTGGGAAGCCTAAAGCAGGCGCAGTGTACACTTCATCAAATTCCCGGGTCGATTTAAAGCTCTTTGCCTTTATTAGATTTTCAGGCGTGAACATATAGAAAGATGGATTCTTGACTGTGGGAGGATGATCGGGGAGAGAGCCATTTGGAACTCCTAATTCACCCATATTAACCTGAACGGTTCTTGTTAAGAATTGCGcaatatttttggaaaataaagttCTTGACCACCAATCCTGGCTCATCCTAATTGCTGAAAGGAGAAGATCCCAAGGATTGCACAAAGTAGCAGCTGCGGATAAAGGTGATTTATCGCCCTCTTCTCCCAGATAGTTTGCCAGCATCGTAGCACCAAAAGAGCATCCCACAGCGTATAGTTTTCTATCTGGATGTCTTTGCTTTTCTCTTTGCAAAAACTCGCGAATATCCATTGTGTGATAAGCTGTAAATAAATTTCTGGTGGTAATTTTGGAACGTGCACAACCTCTGGTATTTAGGACGACCACTTGAAATCTCCCACTGCGAGACAGGTTTTCAGCAAGAGATCTTATAATCGGCTCATGACTACCACCAGCAAGACCATGTAGAATAACTACTAGGGGTAGATCAACCTCCCGTAGTTCTTCCAACTCATTATCTTTCAGGTACCTTGTACGTGGTTGTAAACGAGGCCATCCTTCTGGATGTGTCGCCTTCTCgtctttatcaaatttttttttatcaaagcTCGTAGTACTTTGATCGAATTCATAATCCTTTTTCCATGAATCTATGAGCCAGTCAGCGGTGCAAACTCCACCATCCGAGAATTTGACAATTTCCCTGCCGTAGAATACAGGAAATTTCTTAGAGAAATCAGCAGCACCTAAGTACAAAGTTTGCAAAATACCTGTGAACAAGTAAGGACTCAATTTGAATTGGGCACCATTCTTCAACGTTGGGACATATTTGTTAGCGAACTCGTCAAAATCAACTTGCTCCTTGTTGTCTTTTAAATGGAGTTTAATGGAACCATTTTCACCGACAATATGCGAAACTGTACCATTGTATCCCCAATGGAATGGGTTGATTGCTGGCCATTTGGAAACTTCTGACATATCGGAAACTTTTATGAGCTTTGTTTTTTACGCAACTACTATCAATGTAATAATAGAACTTAAAAAACTGCTcatattaataataaacgGAGGAAATACTCGAGGAGCTATTACTTCCAGGGACATCCGATATCTGACGCCTTTTAAAATCTGCACATGCGCaagatttaaaaaaaaaaaaggatctCGGAACCGGAACGAGATTGCTCATTTTTCGTTCCGTTTCCGCAGGTTTTGCAAATCATTAAGCAGATACACAAGGGTCCTTTTAATGTTTATGTAATTTCGTgcaaagtgaaaaaaaaaatggaccTGCTTggaataaaataataagtAACATTATGTATattgatttgaaaagacCTCATATATTTACAAGAATATCTAATCGATGTCtaaatttatttcttccacCATCAATTTTTGAGCCACGGTTCCTTCGTATAGAGATTGGAAGAATTTGATTGACAACAAGttactttcttttttgttttccaattctttcTTAGtgatttgttttttatcCATAATTATTTCACACGACCTTAGAATTTCACGTGTAGGTACACGCAAAACATCACGTACTTCATTTGAGGTTCTTTGAGCGTTAAGATGAATGTAATCCAGTTCTTGcaactttcttttgtatttAATGGAAAGATTCATTGGTAAGGCACGGGGGAGGTCATGAATTAAATACGTAAGTCCCAACAAGGAACCTACCACTATAACCGGAACTGATAACTTCTTGAGTGAGCTCCACGACGATAATTTAATGCCGTTTAATATAATGTTCCCCACAACCTTTGTACTTCCTAGAAAGTACAGCGTTAGAGTGGGAATTTTTGATGTGAAGAGCAATGATGGTCTTGACCAATATTGTGTCAAAggataatttttcaaaccCAAATACTTCATTAGGCCAATCTGACCCTCGTTAGTTTGTCCTTCTATATCCGGCAGTGGTGCTGTGACAGGTTTCTGCCAGCTTAAGTAAGACAAAAAGCCTTTCCAAGTTGGAGCAAACAAATCAGTTATTGACAAAGATACTTTAAGCCTTTTTCCTATCAAATGCTTCCTTTTTCTAAACATTAGTTCGCTTCTGAAAACACGTTCACACATGAAATCATCACCAAgttcattttttccaatctcataaattttttttaccagTAAATCTGTCTTTTGCTTGGCAAATAATTCACTTGATCCTATTGACTCATCAATCTGATTTGCTATGAACGCTTCTGTTGAAAATATGAAGTCATAAATTTGACCGAGGCCCTGATATTTCGGATATTCGTGTAGCGGAACATCCAACGCATTGAGAAGTGCTTCTTTAGTATTGTTATAAGTCATTGTAATTGTTTGCTCGGCCATTTGATCAACGGAAGTTGTTAAATCATTGCACTTTGCTCTAGCGCTCAAAATTTCAGGTCTCAATGTTTCCAGTTGTTCgttaatttttatttcttcttcactaTACATTTTCATATTAGATTTGGAGATCATTATTATATCGCTTAATAATTTCGATAGATAAGTCTTGGCAGGTAACAATTTAGAAAgtgatcttttcttcaaaacaaaattgcGTAGAGAATCTTCCAGACTGTCAAAATCCGGATCGGGATCGCTGCTAGAATATGGGTCGTCGTCAGGTTTTCGGTCACCATGATCTTCAttgtcattttcattatgaTAATGTGGCAATTCATCTCCGTTTTTGGAAACAAAGTGGACAAAATCAGCTGCACGTTTATATGTTTCTGGGGACAGGTCACGGATTTGCTTTAGGATCAACTCCTTACAACGTTGTTTGTCCCTGATtttgtcaaattttttcacaacaaaaaacattaattttttctcacGAGATGCTAAAGAAATAAACTCCTTGGCAGATAGTGTTAGCTGGTTCTCTGCATTGACAACAAATATAACTAAGtcgatttcttcttgtcgGGACATTACTTCGGCGGTTTGTAACGAGTCCATGTTCAACCCAGGGGAGTCAATTAATGAAATATCAACAGTACCATTCCTTAATAGACTAGTAGAGGCAGGCCTTTTATCGTCCTTTATGTAAATCTTCAGTAAAGCATATTTTCCGTTTTGGGGAACCAAATCGGGAAGTTCTTTCAAAGTGTGTATTTCATAAGTCTTGGGATTTTGTATTGAATACATATCAATGGCTTCCTTGAGAGTCGGAGCAATGTTTAGTGGTATGGCATGAACCTCCTCTATGCCGTCATTTTCCCGAGCCTCTAGTATTTCGGAAAATACATTGGTACATGGTAGCTGATCCTCAGGTAGCAAACGCTGCTTTAATAGAGAGTTGCAAAGAGCTGATTTACCAGTATTTACATCACCTGTGATGAATACTTTAGATGAAACGTCATCcactctttttttcaaagcgTTTAAATGATTTGTCACTGATACGATCTGAGAGTGAaataattttgataaaGCTTTTTTCTCAATGTTGAAACcgttcttttctttggtaTTGTACTGACCATCTAGCTTGATATTCAGTTGTAGAACATGTAATTTTTCCCGTTCATCATTTGCAGCAATAAAAATCGGGcgaatattattttcttcttgaagTTGATCCATAAAAGCTTGTGTCTTTAATATAGATCTTTTTAAAAGTACTCTATTGTTGTTATAATTCCACTGGCTAAGTTGTGAAGAAATTAAGTGTGCTTTTGAGTTGGAGGAACGCAATGAGGGCAACAAATCATCCTCCCTACGCCCCTCTTCACCATCAAACAAAGTGGTACGGTCATCAGTTACTCCATGGAAATTACTGCCTAAAAAATGACCTTCGTTGCGTGAGTAAGTAAGAGTTTGTGGTACTATTGTGGCGGCATCATCGTCCTGATCTGTGGAGTCCTTGTGCGGTTTATTGCTGTCTTTGAATTGTTGTTTTCCTTCAGACATCGTTAAATGAGCCTACCGTTTTGCCTCTATCCGTGATATCAGATAATGTTGCTATGTTCGGATGTACTTTGCTTTATTTATTAAGGGCTACTGTAACCTGCGTTATCCTGTTTCAATAATGCATCGTCCGTCTTAATTAATATTAGCCCGGCCATATTCTTCAGCATGAAAAGCTGTATTTACCCGGACTGCGCACCAACTTTTAAATATTAATCTCCGTTCGGTCTTTGCGCGAGTTATTATACTAGCGCCACGTATTAGTAATACTATAGCTATCTTGCCAGATAAGGGATCACAAGGAATTATATACCGTGGATCACAACTATCCATATCACTCTTCCCAATTTCGCGGAGAAATACTTATGCAGGTTTCCAAATCATTTCCGTAGCCAAAGCTGCCTGTTGGCCACTGTTTTGGCATCTCTctacatttttttttttcattgatacTTTCAACCCAGACATTCTGTCACCTGGTGAAAAACGACACAAACTCCTTTGTAACAACAATTGCAATTTTAAGATATATGAGAATATTGATAAGGCTAGAAGGATGGTAGTAAGAAaagttgttgttggtaatttttcaaaaaagagtTTCAAGAGCTGGGAAAAGAATTAAGGCAATGGGAAGCGAACCGtttcagaaaaagaatttggGTCTGCAAATTAATTCGCAAGAAAGTGGAACAACCCGCTCAACATTTCATTCGCTAGAAGATCTAGGAGATGATGTAATTAATGAAAGCTGGGATCAGGTGAACCAAAAGAGAGCCAATATAGATCATGATGTCTTTCATGAGCACCCTGACTCTTCCCCATCATTGTCAGCACAGAaagcaaaaacaaaagaagaggaagttGCTGTAAAGTCATCGAACTCCCAGTCAAGAGACCCTTCTCCTGATACTCAAGCACATATTCCATATACTTATTTTTCCAAGGATCAAAGACTAATCATTTTTGgaattatcatttttataGGATTTTTGGGCCCAATGTCTGgaaacatatatataccGGCTTTACCATTGCTGCAAAGGGAATATGATGTAAGtgcaacaacaataaacGCTACAGTTTCTGTATTTATGGCTGTTTTTTCCGTTGGTCCATTGTTTTGGGGCGCACTGGCGGATTTTGGTGGAAGGAAATTCTTATATATGGTGTCGTTATCACTAATGTTAATTGTTAATATACTTTTGGCCGCTGTACCAGTCAATATTGCTGCCCTTTTTGTTTTAAGAATTTTCCAAGCTTTCGCTTCCAGCTCTGTGATTTCTCTGGGAGCTGGCACTGTAACAGACGTTGTTCCTCCAAAACACAGGGGAAAGGCCATAGCGTATTTCATGATGGGTCCAAACATGGGTCCTATTATAGCACCCATTGTTGCTGGGCTTATTTTAATGAAAGGAAATTACTGGAGATGGCTTTTTGGTTTCACTTCTATCATGACAGGAATAGCATTGATCTTGGTTACTGCTTTACTTCCAGAAACGCTACGTTGTATAGTTGGTAATGGAGACCCTAAATGGGGTGACAAAAAAGATGAACGTGAAAATAACGAATCTCCATTCTTCGAAGGTAATAAAATATCACATCGGCGTCTGTTCCCAGACATTGGTATCCGTAAACCAGTCAATAATGATGCTTTcttccaagaaaattttccaaagcCGCCTAAAGCAGGTTTGACACTATATTGGAAAATGATTAAATGTCCTCCAATAATAATCACGTCCGTCAGTACTGCACTCCTGTTCTCCAGTTACTATGCGTTCAGCGTCACGTTTTCGTATTACCTTGAACATGACTACCGTTTTACTATGTTAGAAATTGGTGCTGCTTATGTCTGCCCAGGTGTAGCTATGTTACTAGGATCTCAATCTGGTGGGCACCTCTCAGATTATCTTCGTTCACGCTGGATCAAAAGTCATcctaaaaagaaattcccGGCAGAGTTTCGTTTATTACTGAACCTAATTGGAATTTTACTAACAATATGTGGCACAATAGGATACGGATGGGCaatcttctttcattatcattttgTGGttcttttagttttttccGCTCTCACTGCCTTTGGTATGACCTGGTGCAGCAACACATCAATGACATATTTAACTGAGTTATTCCCCAAAAGAGCTGCTGGAACTGTTGCTGTTAGTAGTTTCTTTCGAAATGTGGGCGCTGCCATTAGTTCCGCTATCATTTTACAGCTCTGTAACGCAATGGGAATTGGATGGTGTTTTACAGGGCTCGGTCTCTGCAgttcaatttcattgattGGTATATTATATCttctcatttttcaaagaaaatatactgCCAAAGAATTTTAAGAAATAGTTTATGTTTAGCTATAAAATTTAACTTTTagaattttattatattatttaactttcaagaaaattttctcatcACTCATCCCAAGGACTTCAAGAAATAGAACAATGCATCATAAGTTTATGAATTACGTGCATTTGGACCttcaaagaataaaatCGAAGTTATAGTTAATTATATTAAATTAAGCCAAAAGTACATATAtctaaaaggaaaaagtataaaaatTATGCAGGTCCAAGACATACTTAAGccttcaaagaagaagctcTTCTCTTTCTGATTTCGGCCTTTTCAGCCTTTCTTTCAGACAATCTCTTAGCCAACAATTGAGCGTATTCGGCAGCAGCTTCTCTTTGAGCTTGAGCGTTTCTGACCTTCAAAGCTCTTTGGTGTCTCTTTCTTTGCAATCTTTGAGGAGTAACCAATCTTTGGATCTTTGGAGCCTTGGTGTAAGTCTTTTCACCCTTGGTGACTTCTCTTCTGATGACGAAATCACGAACGTCATCTTCCTTGGACAAACCGAAGAACTTTCTGATGTTGTTAGCTCTCTTTGGACCCAATCTCTTTGGAACAGTAGTGTCAGTTAGACCTTCCAATTCTTGTTCACCCTTCTTGACAATGACCAAAGCCAAGACAGCCAAATCTGGACCAACAATGGCACCTCTGACGgactttctctttctttcacCATCACGTCTTGGTCTGTAACAAGAAACGTTCTTGGTCAACAACAACTTGATTCTAGTTGGCAACAAAACACCTTGCTTCATTGGGAAACCTTGTTTGTCGTTACCACCAGAGATCTTGAAGACGTAGCCCTTGAATTCATCACCAACGGCTTCACCATCGACTTCTTGACCGATTCTCTTGTCGAAGAAAACACGAATACGGtgttcatcatcaatttcgAAGGTCTTTTGAGACCCGTTGACTGGGTAAGAAATGTTCAACTGTTATAAATAATACCATTTGTTAGTAAAGTTGTCCGAAGCCAATATCGACAAATTCCAACGAATCCCTGCTGTCCTTTCTTCCGTTACAggtttttcttattttcattgatatttCTAAACCCTTTTCGtaaattcctttttcattCCTTAATTTGAACTTAGCGAGATATTTTCCTAAGTGTCGGTACGTGTATATTAGAGGGAATTATCTCGTTTAAACAACGTTGTTCTTgagaatttttattatagtGCACTAATTTGTGGGTATACGTTTATCAAACAGTCAGAAACAGCCGGTTAGCGCGTGCTGATTCATTAGAATTCTAAGGATTTGGGTGATATTACATACCTTCATGATGGCTCAGTCGTCTATTCACACTGGATAGTTTCAATTAATGACTTCCAAATGTTTTGAAGGG
Encoded here:
- the FZO1 gene encoding mitofusin (Mitofusin, involved in mitochondrial outer membrane fusion; mediates contacts between mitochondria and peroxisomes that regulate mitochondrial fusion; GTPase domain is required for auto-oligomerization and for efficient tethering, homotypic fusion and degradation of Fzo1p; role in mitochondrial genome maintenance; targeted for destruction by SCF-Mdm30p and the cytosolic ubiquitin-proteasome system; activity regulated by ubiquitination at conserved lysines and by deubiquitinases Ubp2p and Ubp12p), whose protein sequence is MSEGKQQFKDSNKPHKDSTDQDDDAATIVPQTLTYSRNEGHFLGSNFHGVTDDRTTLFDGEEGRREDDLLPSLRSSNSKAHLISSQLSQWNYNNNRVLLKRSILKTQAFMDQLQEENNIRPIFIAANDEREKLHVLQLNIKLDGQYNTKEKNGFNIEKKALSKLFHSQIVSVTNHLNALKKRVDDVSSKVFITGDVNTGKSALCNSLLKQRLLPEDQLPCTNVFSEILEARENDGIEEVHAIPLNIAPTLKEAIDMYSIQNPKTYEIHTLKELPDLVPQNGKYALLKIYIKDDKRPASTSLLRNGTVDISLIDSPGLNMDSLQTAEVMSRQEEIDLVIFVVNAENQLTLSAKEFISLASREKKLMFFVVKKFDKIRDKQRCKELILKQIRDLSPETYKRAADFVHFVSKNGDELPHYHNENDNEDHGDRKPDDDPYSSSDPDPDFDSLEDSLRNFVLKKRSLSKLLPAKTYLSKLLSDIIMISKSNMKMYSEEEIKINEQLETLRPEILSARAKCNDLTTSVDQMAEQTITMTYNNTKEALLNALDVPLHEYPKYQGLGQIYDFIFSTEAFIANQIDESIGSSELFAKQKTDLLVKKIYEIGKNELGDDFMCERVFRSELMFRKRKHLIGKRLKVSLSITDLFAPTWKGFLSYLSWQKPVTAPLPDIEGQTNEGQIGLMKYLGLKNYPLTQYWSRPSLLFTSKIPTLTLYFLGSTKVVGNIILNGIKLSSWSSLKKLSVPVIVVGSLLGLTYLIHDLPRALPMNLSIKYKRKLQELDYIHLNAQRTSNEVRDVLRVPTREILRSCEIIMDKKQITKKELENKKESNLLSIKFFQSLYEGTVAQKLMVEEINLDID
- the RPS6B gene encoding 40S ribosomal protein eS6 RPS6B (Protein component of the small (40S) ribosomal subunit; homologous to mammalian ribosomal protein S6, no bacterial homolog; phosphorylated on S233 by Ypk3p in a TORC1-dependent manner, and on S232 in a TORC1/2-dependent manner by Ypk1/2/3p; RPS6B has a paralog, RPS6A, that arose from the whole genome duplication), which codes for MKLNISYPVNGSQKTFEIDDEHRIRVFFDKRIGQEVDGEAVGDEFKGYVFKISGGNDKQGFPMKQGVLLPTRIKLLLTKNVSCYRPRRDGERKRKSVRGAIVGPDLAVLALVIVKKGEQELEGLTDTTVPKRLGPKRANNIRKFFGLSKEDDVRDFVIRREVTKGEKTYTKAPKIQRLVTPQRLQRKRHQRALKVRNAQAQREAAAEYAQLLAKRLSERKAEKAEIRKRRASSLKA
- the EHT1 gene encoding medium-chain fatty acid ethyl ester synthase/esterase (Octanoyl-CoA:ethanol acyltransferase; also functions as thioesterase; plays a minor role in medium-chain fatty acid ethyl ester biosynthesis; localizes to lipid particles and the mitochondrial outer membrane; EHT1 has a paralog, EEB1, that arose from the whole genome duplication), whose product is MSEVSKWPAINPFHWGYNGTVSHIVGENGSIKLHLKDNKEQVDFDEFANKYVPTLKNGAQFKLSPYLFTGILQTLYLGAADFSKKFPVFYGREIVKFSDGGVCTADWLIDSWKKDYEFDQSTTSFDKKKFDKDEKATHPEGWPRLQPRTRYLKDNELEELREVDLPLVVILHGLAGGSHEPIIRSLAENLSRSGRFQVVVLNTRGCARSKITTRNLFTAYHTMDIREFLQREKQRHPDRKLYAVGCSFGATMLANYLGEEGDKSPLSAAATLCNPWDLLLSAIRMSQDWWSRTLFSKNIAQFLTRTVQVNMGELGVPNGSLPDHPPTVKNPSFYMFTPENLIKAKSFKSTREFDEVYTAPALGFPNAMEYYKAASSINRVDTIRVPTLVINSRDDPVVGPDQPYSIVEKNPRILYCRTDLGGHLAYLDKDNNSWATKAIAEFFTKFDELVV
- the DTR1 gene encoding Dtr1p (Putative dityrosine transporter of the major facilitator superfamily; member of the 12-spanner drug:H(+) antiporter DHA1 family; required for spore wall synthesis; sequence similarity to QDR1 and QDR3, and the triple mutant dtr1 qdr1 qdr3 exhibits reduced dityrosine fluorescence relative to the single mutants; expressed during sporulation), with the protein product MGSEPFQKKNLGLQINSQESGTTRSTFHSLEDLGDDVINESWDQVNQKRANIDHDVFHEHPDSSPSLSAQKAKTKEEEVAVKSSNSQSRDPSPDTQAHIPYTYFSKDQRLIIFGIIIFIGFLGPMSGNIYIPALPLLQREYDVSATTINATVSVFMAVFSVGPLFWGALADFGGRKFLYMVSLSLMLIVNILLAAVPVNIAALFVLRIFQAFASSSVISLGAGTVTDVVPPKHRGKAIAYFMMGPNMGPIIAPIVAGLILMKGNYWRWLFGFTSIMTGIALILVTALLPETLRCIVGNGDPKWGDKKDERENNESPFFEGNKISHRRLFPDIGIRKPVNNDAFFQENFPKPPKAGLTLYWKMIKCPPIIITSVSTALLFSSYYAFSVTFSYYLEHDYRFTMLEIGAAYVCPGVAMLLGSQSGGHLSDYLRSRWIKSHPKKKFPAEFRLLLNLIGILLTICGTIGYGWAIFFHYHFVVLLVFSALTAFGMTWCSNTSMTYLTELFPKRAAGTVAVSSFFRNVGAAISSAIILQLCNAMGIGWCFTGLGLCSSISLIGILYLLIFQRKYTAKEF